One part of the Solanum dulcamara chromosome 8, daSolDulc1.2, whole genome shotgun sequence genome encodes these proteins:
- the LOC129899864 gene encoding uncharacterized protein LOC129899864, whose protein sequence is MERLKSLKSIHQIPIIAILEPFSDSIQIQYFRNQLNMDHAISNPNGKIWLFWTKDVDCRILENEEQLITCEFNHVMNPNQFIVTFVYAKCKYHLRRPLWDSMLQQSATSLPWCTLGDFNVITDPQEKLGGVTYNMKKSLEFISIIEACGLQDLGFCGQRYTWSNLRGIMFRIWKRLDRGMVNDKWLEMMPQNTITHLPSVGSDHCPLLLEMTDQNQQHTKYFKFLNCWTEQPSFLDTVSNCWNRTMEGNPMWCFHQKMKRLAATLSTWSRLQFGDIYAKVKEYEDKTRHTEEELISSNFEENRTKLHAINAEYIKYLKQEESMLKQKTQLHWFKEGDVNSKYFHALIRGRRRKLYIHKIQNEDDNWVQGEENIAKAACEHFQAIFTGEETQIQEHTLQCIPRMVTNEHNRNLKAIPTMEELRTVVFLMNPNSAAGPDGMNGKHGFFHSTRGLKQGDPLSPALFIIGVEVVSRLMNNLHQHPQYHGFLMAKKGPQINHLSFVDDIIIFSSGRSHTLKLIMETLHTYEHASGQLINRDKSNFMVPSNAFNSTVRRIKKVTGFKQKNSPITYLGCPFYIGRQRIIYYSELIAKVVARIAGWQAKLISYGGRVTLIKHVIQALPIHLLSASSPHATTIKQIQSITANFFWGWKNKRRKYHWSSWKNLSYPYEEGGIGVRLISDVAKSFQYKQWWIFRTKNSLWSEFLKAKYCQRSNPITKKWHTGQSLIWKHLMKNKHNVEPHIQWQIQSGSCLFWWDNWLGVGPLANFRSASSRQNNTKVSSFMINGQWNAELVSQKAPSQFVPSILASNINYQPHKLDQASWKPNSSGEFSCSSAWELIRDKRSKTRINSQTWHKHIPFKCSFLLWRALRGKLPTNEKLISFGEAPAQCYCCHRAGLDTIDHIFVSGNFARKVWSVFSDSLGISKEYTPLRNLMMRWWSSNYSNEVHKLILQATPIFICWNLWKNRCTIKYGGKQSNITRVIYSVFKDNFNLLSTTYSYISWPNRWKELVPLVEKCTNEVNVSTVYWRKPSAHMVKLNTDGSALHNPGKIGGGGLLRNNQGDLLFAFSTPFGEGTNNQSEILAAIFGLTWCLQLGYTKVILEVDSELVIIWIKHLAQPPWTVRTQLQQLQDISHQFQVFKYSHTYREANFTADVLSKHSHKCTTPQIYLNKQELPKEARAYFELDKLEMAKFRRRRLKRIKKPP, encoded by the exons atggaaaGACTTAAATCTCTTAAGAGTATCCATCAAATTCCCATTATTGCCATCCTAGAGCCTTTTTCTGATAGCATTCAGATTCAGTACTtcagaaatcaactcaacatggaCCATGCTATTAGtaatccaaatggtaagatttggcttTTTTGGACCAAGGATGTAGACTGCAGGATATTGGAAAATGAGGAGCAGTTGATTACTTGTGAATTTAATCATGTAATGAATCCAAATCAGTTCATagttacctttgtatatgcaaaatgcaaatatcatctcagaagacctcTGTGGGATAGCATGCTACAACAGTCAGCCACCTCCCTTCCATGGTGCACATTaggtgatttcaatgttatcACAGACCCTCAAGAAAAGTTGGGAGGTGTCActtacaatatgaaaaagagcctTGAGTTCATCAGCATCATAGAAGCCTGTGGACTACAAGATCTTGGGTTTTGTGGTCAGAGATACACTTGGTCTAATCTAAGGGGTATAATGTTCAGAATCTGGAAGAGACTTGACAGAGGAATGGTCAACGATAAGTGGCTAGAGATGATGCCTCAGAATACCATTACTCATCTACCCTCTGTGGGTTCAGATCACTGCCCCTTACTGCTGGAGATGACTGATCAAAACCAACAACAcaccaaatatttcaaattccttaACTGCTGGACAGAACAACCATCTTTCTTGGATACTGTTAGTAATTGTTGGAACAGGACCATGgagggtaatccaatgtggtgtttccatcagaaaatgaagaggtTGGCAGCCACTCTTAGTACTTGGTCCAGATTGCAATTTGGTGATATATATGccaaagttaaagaatatgaagacaAGACTAGACATACAGAGGAAGAGCTAATCTCTAGTAATTTTGAAGAGAACAGAACAAAGCTCCATGCCATCAATGCAGAGTATATAAAATACCTGAAACAGGAGGAATCCATGCTAAAGCAAAAAACTCAgttgcattggttcaaagagGGTGATGTGAATTCCAAGTATTTTCATGCCTTGATAAGAGGAAGGAGGAGGAAATTATACATCCATAAGATCCAGAATGAGGATGATAATTGGGTACAAGGTGAAGAAAACATAGCCAAAGCTGCATGTGAACACTTCCAAGCCATTTTCACTGGTGAGGAAACACAAATTCAGGAGCATACCCTCCAATGTATTCCCAGGATGGTCACTAATGAGCATAACAGAAACCTGAAAGCTATCCCTACAATGGAGGAGTTGAGAACTGTAGTGTTTTTAATGAATCCCAATTCAGCTGCTGGacctgatggaatgaatggcaa gcatggattctttcattccaCAAGAGGACTTAAGCAAGGGGACCCATTATCACCAGCTTTGTTTATCATAGGTGTTGAAGTCGTCTCCAGACTCATGAACAACCttcatcaacaccctcaatatCATGGTTTCCTGATGGCTAAAAAGGGCCCTCAAATTAATCATCTCAGTTTTGTAGATGACATCATCATATTCTCATCTGGAAGATCTCATACCTTGAAGCTTATCATGGAGACACTACATACCTATGAGCATGCTTCAGGCCAATTAATCAACAGAGACAAGAGTAACTTCATGGTACCCTCAAATGCCTTCAACTCTACTGTTAGAAGAATCAAGAAAGTTACAGGCTTCAAGCAAAAGAACAGCCCTATCACATATCTGGGGTGTCCTTTCTACATTGGTAGACAGAGGATCATCTATTATTCTGAGCTTATAGCTAAAGTTGTGGCTAGGATAGCTGGATGGCAGGCAAAATTAATTAGTTATGGAGGAAGAGTTACTTTGATTAAGCATGTCATCCAAGCACTTCCTATTCACTTGTTATCTGCTAGTTCCCCTCATGCAACCactatcaagcaaattcaaaGCATCACAGCCAATttcttctgggggtggaagaatAAAAGGAGGAAATATCATTGGTCTTCTTGGAAGAATCTGAGTTATCCCTATGAAGAGGGTGGTATTGGAGTGAGACTAATATCAGATGTTGCCAAGTCTttccaatacaaacaatggtggatatTCAGAACTAAGAATTCCTTATGGAGTGAGTTCCTCAAAGCTAAGTACTGTCAGAGGTCAAATCCTATAACCAAAAAATGGCACACAGGACAGTCTCTGatatggaagcacctcatgaagaACAAGCACAATGTTGAGCCTCATATCCAATGGCAGATACAGTCTGGTtcttgcctcttttggtgggataattggttAGGAGTTGGCCCCTTAGCTAATTTCAGGTCAGCCAGTAGTAGACAGAACAATACTAAGGTGtcttctttcatgattaatgGTCAATGGAATGCAGAACTGGTCTCTCAGAAAGCACCTTCTCAGTTTGTACCTAGCATCCTGGCTAGTAACATCAACTACCAGCCCCACAAACTTGATCAGGCCTCTTGGAAGCCTAATAGCAGTGGGGAAtttagttgttcttctgcctgggaaCTTATCAGGGACAAAAGGAGTAAGACAAGAATTAACTCTCAAACATGGCACAAACACATTCCTTTTAAGTGTTCCTTCCTACTCTGGAGAGCACTTAGAGGGAAACTACCTACTAATGAAAAACTTATCAGCTTTGGAGAAGCCCCAGCCCAATGTTACTGTTGCCATAGAGCTGGTTTGGATACCATtgaccatatatttgtttctGGAAACTTTGCCAGGAAGGTTTGGAGTGTATTTTCTGATTCTCTGGGTATTAGTAAAGAATACACACCACTTAGAAACCTGATGATGAGGTGGTGGTCCAGTAATTACAGTAATGAGGTCCATAAACTTATCCTACAAGCAACTCCAATCTTCATATGTTGGAACCTTTGGAAAAATAGATGTACCATCAAATATGGAGGGAAGCAGTCCAATATTACAAGAGTGATCTACTCAGTCTTCAAGGATAACTTCAACCTTCTAAGCACTACCTACTCCTATATCAGCTGGCCAAATAGATGGAAGGAACTGGTCCCTCTTGTGGAAAAATGTACTAATGAAGTTAATGTTAGTACTGTCTACTGGAGGAAACCTTCAGCTCACATggtgaagctgaacactgatggtAGTGCACTTCACAACCCTGGAAAAATAGGAGGGGGAGGATTGCTAAGGAACAATCAAGGAGATCTTCTCTTTGCTTTCTCAACCCCTTTTGGAGAAGGTACAAACAACCAATCTGAAATATTGGCAGCCATCTTTGGCTTGACTTGGTGTCTCCAATTAGGATATACTAAAGTGATCCTTGAAGTGGATTCTGAGCTAGTAATCATATGGATAAAACACCTAGCTCAACCACCATGGACTGTCAGAACACAACTCCAACAGCTGCAGGACATCAGTCATCAATTCCAGGTTTTTAAATACAGCCACACTTACAGAGAAGCCAATTTTACAGCTGATGTTTTGTCCAAACATAGCCACAAATGCACTACTCCACAGATATATCTCAATAAACAAGAGCTTCCCAAAGAGGCAAGAGCTTACTTTGAGCTTGACAAACTGGAAATGGCCAAgttcagaagaagaaggcttaagagaatcaagaagccACCATGA